From Amycolatopsis sp. cg9, one genomic window encodes:
- a CDS encoding SRPBCC family protein, which yields MEITTPAEDQILITREFDAPKHLVYRVWTTPELVRRWWSGHRGTTTEVELDLRPGGRWRYVLKTDDGAEVGFHGEYREIVPAERIVYTEVFELPGVPLDSVDGPLITVTFTALEGDRTLLSLLTETGSKELRDTIYESGMEVGVREQFVLIQELADSLR from the coding sequence GTGGAGATCACCACCCCCGCCGAGGACCAGATCCTCATCACGCGCGAGTTCGACGCGCCCAAGCACCTCGTCTACCGCGTGTGGACCACGCCCGAGCTGGTGCGCCGCTGGTGGAGCGGCCACCGCGGGACCACCACCGAAGTCGAGCTGGACCTGCGCCCCGGCGGCCGCTGGCGGTACGTGCTGAAGACGGACGACGGGGCCGAGGTCGGTTTCCACGGCGAGTACCGGGAAATCGTGCCGGCCGAGCGGATCGTCTACACCGAGGTGTTCGAGCTGCCGGGCGTCCCGCTCGACTCGGTGGACGGGCCGCTCATCACCGTCACCTTCACCGCCCTCGAGGGCGACCGCACGCTGCTGAGCTTGCTGACCGAGACCGGCAGCAAGGAACTACGGGACACGATCTACGAGTCCGGCATGGAGGTCGGGGTCCGGGAGCAGTTCGTGCTCATCCAGGAGCTGGCCGACTCCCTGCGTTAG
- a CDS encoding M20 family metallopeptidase, whose protein sequence is MEWDDELHERADERVERLDERLWAVATALHEHPELSYEEHAAAGRLTRELAEDGFEVETGVAGLPTAFTARAGAGRPCVALLLEYDALPGLGHACGHNLIAAAGLGAALAAREALAGSPGSLLVVGCPAEERGGGKVALAEAGVFDEADAALMVHPGVHSWSWAPLTAHVELAVTFHGRAAHPTGDPEAGIDALAALIQLFGAMSALRQRLPAGSHVQGIITHGGEATNIVPDRAEGRFGLRALTTGALERLVEDVTAAAQGTALATGTKVDVERAGRGYAHFRDNPVLSGRFTEHLAACGIQATPPAPGVYLGSSDVGDVSIRVPAIHPFVAITAAEHADHTAEFAAAAASPRARSAMLASAAALARTAIDLRTHPALVSRAWDCFREQERNGR, encoded by the coding sequence ATGGAGTGGGACGATGAGCTGCACGAGCGGGCGGACGAGCGGGTCGAGCGGCTGGACGAACGGCTGTGGGCGGTGGCCACCGCGCTGCACGAGCACCCGGAACTGTCCTATGAGGAGCACGCGGCGGCCGGCCGCCTGACGCGGGAACTGGCCGAGGACGGCTTCGAGGTGGAGACCGGGGTCGCCGGGCTGCCGACGGCGTTCACCGCGCGGGCCGGCGCCGGGCGGCCGTGCGTCGCGCTGCTGCTCGAATACGACGCGCTGCCCGGCCTGGGGCACGCCTGCGGGCACAACCTCATCGCCGCGGCCGGGCTCGGTGCCGCGCTGGCGGCTCGCGAAGCACTGGCCGGCAGCCCGGGCTCGCTGCTCGTGGTGGGCTGTCCGGCCGAGGAACGCGGCGGCGGCAAGGTCGCGCTCGCCGAAGCCGGTGTCTTCGACGAGGCCGACGCGGCCCTGATGGTCCACCCCGGCGTCCACTCGTGGTCGTGGGCCCCGCTGACCGCGCACGTGGAGCTGGCAGTGACCTTCCACGGCCGCGCCGCGCACCCGACCGGTGACCCGGAAGCGGGCATCGACGCCCTCGCCGCGCTGATCCAGCTGTTCGGCGCGATGTCCGCGCTGCGCCAGCGCCTGCCCGCGGGCTCGCACGTCCAGGGCATCATCACCCACGGCGGCGAGGCGACCAACATCGTCCCGGACCGCGCCGAGGGACGCTTCGGGCTCCGCGCGCTGACGACCGGTGCGCTGGAGCGCCTGGTCGAGGACGTGACGGCGGCCGCACAGGGCACGGCGCTGGCGACGGGCACGAAGGTGGACGTCGAACGCGCCGGCCGCGGCTACGCGCACTTCCGCGACAACCCGGTGCTGTCCGGCCGGTTCACCGAACACCTCGCGGCGTGCGGGATCCAGGCGACCCCGCCGGCCCCGGGGGTGTACCTGGGCTCCTCGGACGTCGGCGACGTCAGCATCCGCGTCCCGGCGATCCACCCGTTCGTCGCGATCACGGCGGCGGAGCACGCCGACCACACCGCGGAGTTCGCGGCCGCGGCGGCGAGCCCCCGGGCCCGCTCGGCGATGCTGGCGTCGGCGGCGGCCCTGGCCCGCACGGCGATCGACCTGCGCACCCACCCGGCCCTGGTCAGCCGGGCGTGGGACTGCTTCCGCGAGCAGGAGCGGAACGGGCGCTGA
- a CDS encoding helix-turn-helix transcriptional regulator: MLQTSARLLRLLSLLETRRDWTGADLAERLGVTTRTVRTDVGKLRELGYPVEAAPGVQGGYRLGAGAHLPPLLLDDDEAVAVAVGLRTATGVAGIAETSVRALAKLEQVLPSRLRHRVQALQAATVSVPGDGPAVGADVLTAISAAIRASERLRFGYTSHLREPSRRDVEPHRLVSWGRRWYLVAWDTARDDWHTFRVDRMTPKVPNGPRFAPRDPPEGDVVQFVQRSAGAATWRFHARVRLHAPADHVRARLPIAVEVVPEGPDRCVAEVGSDDAAMLGLHLGLLEVDFDVLDAPELAAELAKTGERFLRAANAGSRPAPG; encoded by the coding sequence ATGCTGCAGACCTCCGCCCGCCTGCTCCGGCTGCTCTCGCTGCTCGAAACGCGGCGCGACTGGACCGGCGCCGACCTCGCCGAGCGGCTCGGCGTCACCACGCGCACCGTCCGCACCGACGTCGGCAAGCTGCGCGAGCTCGGCTACCCGGTCGAGGCGGCCCCCGGCGTGCAGGGCGGCTACCGGCTCGGCGCCGGCGCGCACCTGCCGCCGCTGCTGCTGGACGACGACGAAGCGGTCGCCGTCGCGGTCGGTCTCCGCACGGCGACGGGTGTGGCCGGCATCGCCGAGACGTCGGTGCGCGCGCTCGCCAAGCTCGAACAGGTCCTGCCGTCCCGGCTGCGGCATCGGGTCCAGGCGCTGCAGGCCGCGACCGTCTCGGTGCCCGGCGACGGGCCGGCCGTCGGCGCCGACGTGCTGACCGCGATCTCGGCCGCCATCCGGGCGAGCGAACGGCTGCGCTTCGGCTACACGAGTCACCTGCGCGAGCCGAGCCGCCGCGACGTCGAGCCGCACCGGCTGGTCAGCTGGGGGCGGCGCTGGTACCTGGTCGCCTGGGACACCGCGCGCGACGACTGGCACACCTTCCGCGTCGACCGCATGACGCCGAAGGTGCCGAACGGCCCGCGCTTCGCCCCGCGCGACCCGCCGGAGGGCGACGTCGTGCAGTTCGTCCAGCGCAGCGCCGGCGCGGCGACCTGGCGCTTCCACGCCCGGGTCCGGCTGCACGCGCCGGCGGACCACGTCCGCGCCCGGCTGCCCATCGCGGTCGAGGTCGTCCCGGAGGGGCCGGACCGCTGCGTCGCCGAGGTCGGCTCGGACGACGCGGCGATGCTCGGGCTCCACCTCGGGCTGCTCGAAGTGGACTTCGACGTGCTCGACGCGCCGGAGCTGGCCGCGGAACTGGCGAAGACGGGCGAGCGGTTCCTGCGGGCCGCTAACGCAGGGAGTCGGCCAGCTCCTGGATGA
- a CDS encoding glutamate--cysteine ligase has protein sequence MNEPSGDVPTFGVEEEFFVVDRRGRLSPAGDDVVDAAEAAGDDQGDLQHELMRSQAEAATGICRTHAEALRQLRGLRDDLSAAARGRGYRLLAAAAPPLSEVDLPVITPSPRYERMAEHFGATARTSLTCGCHVHVAIPDPETGVRVLNRVRPWLPALLTVTANSAISDGYDTGYCSWRYQQWSRWPSAGPPPRFASLDEYESIVDAWLRAGSILDRGMVYWDVRLSEKQPTLEFRIADVAATPEEAVLLAVLARGLVAMAQTGGAPPPPLPNEVLRAQLWRASRDGVTGCCPHPDTGDLVPAKGVLDDLVERTAPALDAAGDLDFARDGIARLVADGGGADRQRRRFADRQRGEDVVDLLTGDG, from the coding sequence GTGAACGAACCGAGCGGCGACGTGCCGACGTTCGGCGTCGAAGAGGAGTTCTTCGTCGTCGACCGCCGCGGCCGGCTGTCCCCGGCCGGTGACGACGTCGTCGACGCCGCCGAGGCGGCCGGCGACGACCAGGGCGACCTGCAGCACGAACTGATGCGGTCGCAAGCCGAAGCCGCCACCGGCATCTGCCGGACCCACGCCGAGGCCCTGCGCCAGTTGCGCGGCCTGCGCGACGACCTTTCCGCGGCCGCCAGGGGGCGCGGCTACCGGCTGCTGGCCGCCGCGGCACCGCCACTGTCCGAAGTGGACTTGCCGGTCATCACGCCCAGCCCGCGCTACGAGCGGATGGCCGAGCACTTCGGCGCCACCGCGAGGACTTCGCTCACGTGCGGCTGCCACGTGCACGTCGCCATCCCCGACCCGGAAACCGGTGTCCGGGTGCTGAACCGGGTCCGGCCGTGGCTGCCCGCGCTGCTCACCGTCACCGCGAACTCGGCGATTTCCGACGGCTACGACACCGGTTACTGCAGCTGGCGCTACCAGCAGTGGAGCCGGTGGCCCTCGGCCGGGCCGCCGCCGCGGTTCGCCTCGCTCGACGAGTACGAGAGCATCGTCGACGCGTGGCTGCGGGCGGGCTCGATCCTCGACCGCGGGATGGTCTACTGGGACGTCCGGCTGTCGGAGAAGCAGCCGACGCTCGAATTCCGCATCGCCGACGTGGCCGCCACCCCCGAAGAAGCGGTGCTGCTGGCGGTGCTCGCCCGCGGCCTGGTCGCCATGGCGCAAACCGGCGGTGCGCCCCCGCCGCCGCTGCCGAACGAGGTGCTGCGGGCCCAGCTCTGGCGCGCGTCCCGCGACGGCGTCACCGGCTGCTGCCCGCACCCGGACACCGGCGACCTGGTGCCGGCGAAGGGGGTGCTCGACGACCTGGTCGAGCGGACGGCCCCCGCGCTGGACGCGGCGGGCGACCTCGACTTCGCGCGGGACGGGATCGCGCGGCTGGTCGCCGACGGCGGCGGCGCCGACCGGCAGCGACGCCGCTTCGCGGACCGGCAACGCGGCGAAGACGTGGTGGACTTGCTGACCGGCGACGGCTAG
- a CDS encoding ROK family protein, with translation MTARADAPQRTDARGARRSASASAVLRAVLDEGPIARSTIARRTGLSAAAVSGHAAELLQRGLLRELPETEKRVGRPHVPVDLDTGRHVAGALHLAVHHATVALLDVRGNVLVQHEEPHEGFAAEDVLARAAEILDDLLLGHAPDREPLGLGVATGGWVDRASGTVVEHPLLGWRDVPVRDLLAASTGLTVAVDGHARSLVHAEQLFGHPRARESVVQLFTGNVVDAAFATGGTVHHGPRSAAGAVAHLPVDDSAEACRCGRTGCLEAAVSEATLARRAMESGLLARPDFPELLALAGRGDSAAVRLFHDRARLIGQAAALLLDVLNPAVLVVVDRSIAGVPGCLPAIRDEVGARSRRLDSAETVVGTSFPGTELATAGGAVLLDLLYDDPFGPLLTELSHAS, from the coding sequence ATGACGGCCCGGGCCGACGCTCCACAGAGGACGGATGCGCGCGGCGCCCGCCGTAGTGCCAGCGCGAGTGCCGTCCTGCGCGCGGTGCTCGACGAGGGGCCTATCGCGCGCAGCACCATCGCGCGCCGGACCGGGTTGTCCGCCGCCGCCGTCAGCGGGCACGCCGCCGAACTGCTCCAGCGCGGCCTGCTGCGGGAGCTGCCGGAAACCGAAAAACGCGTCGGGCGGCCGCACGTGCCGGTCGACCTCGACACCGGGCGGCACGTCGCCGGCGCGCTGCACCTGGCCGTGCACCACGCCACCGTCGCGCTGCTCGACGTGCGCGGGAACGTGCTGGTGCAGCACGAGGAACCACACGAGGGCTTCGCCGCCGAAGACGTGCTCGCACGAGCGGCCGAAATCCTCGACGACCTCCTGCTCGGGCACGCGCCGGACCGCGAGCCGCTCGGGCTCGGTGTCGCCACCGGGGGCTGGGTCGACCGCGCGTCCGGCACCGTGGTCGAACACCCGCTGCTGGGCTGGCGGGACGTCCCGGTGCGTGACCTGCTCGCCGCCTCGACCGGGCTCACCGTCGCGGTCGACGGCCACGCGCGCTCGCTGGTGCACGCCGAACAGCTCTTCGGGCACCCGCGGGCACGCGAAAGCGTCGTGCAGTTGTTCACCGGCAACGTCGTCGACGCCGCGTTCGCGACCGGCGGCACGGTGCACCACGGGCCGCGCTCTGCCGCCGGCGCGGTCGCGCACCTGCCGGTCGACGACAGCGCCGAAGCGTGCCGGTGCGGGCGCACCGGCTGCCTCGAAGCCGCCGTCTCGGAAGCGACTCTCGCGCGCCGCGCGATGGAAAGCGGCTTGCTCGCCCGCCCGGATTTCCCGGAATTGCTGGCACTCGCCGGACGCGGCGATTCCGCGGCGGTGCGGTTGTTCCACGACCGCGCACGGCTGATCGGCCAGGCGGCGGCCTTGCTGCTCGACGTCCTCAACCCGGCCGTGCTCGTGGTGGTCGACCGGAGCATAGCGGGCGTACCCGGCTGCCTTCCCGCCATCCGGGACGAGGTCGGCGCGCGCTCCCGCCGCCTCGACAGCGCGGAAACCGTTGTGGGTACGAGCTTCCCGGGCACCGAGCTGGCCACGGCCGGCGGCGCGGTGCTGCTCGACCTCCTCTACGACGACCCGTTCGGTCCCCTGCTGACCGAACTCTCCCACGCCTCGTGA
- a CDS encoding LLM class flavin-dependent oxidoreductase, with the protein MMHLNAFVMPNGHHEAAWRHPSTDPRRARTLQHYADIARTAERGKLDSLFLADGVALWGNVKHNSHSHFEPLTLLSALAARTVHIGLIATASTTYNEPYHLARKFASLDHLSGGRAGWNIVTSAGTDEARNFNLAKRPSHASRYERADEFVEVVKKLWDSWDDDAALVDRASGIYADTDRIRAIEHDGPHFQVHGPLNIERPPQGHPLLVQAGSSETGKEYAARHAEAVFTAQQTFAEGKAFYDDVKSRLAKYGRTPDEIKILPGISPILGRTEAEAREREAELNALITPDYGLRQLSKMLDHDVTGYPLDGPLPEVGSFTEGGQSRFELVVGLARREDLTIRQLLERLAGGRGHRVFAGTPVQVADELEAWFTGGAADGFNVMPPTLPGGLDDFVDLVVPELQRRGLFRTEYSGTTLREHYGLARPATRVKEPA; encoded by the coding sequence ATGATGCACCTCAACGCGTTCGTGATGCCGAACGGCCACCACGAAGCCGCGTGGCGGCACCCCTCGACCGACCCGCGGCGGGCCCGGACGCTGCAGCACTACGCCGACATCGCGCGGACGGCCGAGCGCGGCAAGCTCGACTCGCTCTTCCTCGCCGACGGCGTCGCGCTGTGGGGCAACGTCAAACACAACTCCCACAGTCACTTCGAACCGCTGACGCTGCTCTCCGCGCTCGCCGCGCGCACGGTCCACATCGGACTCATCGCGACCGCGTCGACCACCTACAACGAGCCGTACCACCTGGCCCGCAAGTTCGCCTCGCTCGACCACCTCTCCGGCGGCCGCGCGGGCTGGAACATCGTCACCTCGGCCGGCACCGACGAGGCACGCAACTTCAACCTGGCCAAGCGGCCGTCGCACGCCTCCCGCTACGAACGCGCGGACGAGTTCGTCGAGGTCGTCAAGAAGCTCTGGGACAGCTGGGACGACGACGCCGCGCTCGTCGACCGCGCGAGCGGGATCTACGCCGACACCGACCGGATCCGCGCGATCGAGCACGACGGGCCGCACTTCCAGGTGCACGGGCCGCTCAACATCGAGCGGCCGCCGCAGGGGCACCCGCTGCTCGTGCAGGCCGGGTCGTCGGAGACCGGCAAGGAGTACGCGGCCCGCCACGCCGAAGCCGTGTTCACCGCGCAGCAGACGTTCGCCGAGGGCAAGGCCTTCTACGACGACGTCAAGAGCAGGCTGGCCAAGTACGGCCGGACGCCGGACGAGATCAAGATCCTGCCCGGCATCTCGCCGATCCTCGGCCGCACCGAAGCCGAGGCGCGCGAGCGGGAAGCCGAGCTGAACGCGCTGATCACGCCGGACTACGGGCTGCGGCAGCTGTCGAAGATGCTCGACCACGACGTCACCGGCTACCCGCTGGACGGCCCGCTGCCGGAGGTCGGCAGCTTCACCGAGGGCGGCCAGAGCCGGTTCGAGCTGGTCGTCGGCCTGGCCCGGCGCGAGGACCTCACCATCCGGCAGCTGCTGGAACGGCTGGCGGGCGGGCGCGGGCACCGCGTCTTCGCCGGCACGCCGGTCCAGGTCGCCGACGAGCTGGAGGCGTGGTTCACCGGCGGCGCCGCCGACGGCTTCAACGTCATGCCGCCCACCCTGCCCGGCGGGCTCGACGACTTCGTCGACCTCGTCGTCCCGGAGCTGCAGCGGCGCGGGCTCTTCCGCACCGAGTACTCCGGCACCACCCTGCGCGAGCACTACGGCCTCGCGCGTCCCGCCACCCGAGTCAAGGAGCCCGCATGA
- a CDS encoding TauD/TfdA dioxygenase family protein, which yields MTAISTDVRKITGRIGAEIVGFDPTGDLDASQVAFLTEALHEHKALVFRGVDLDDEGQQRFAAHFGELTKAHPTVPAVDGAPAILPVDSEQGRANHWHTDVTFVLNPPQASTLRSLVVPPYGGETLIANAAAAYRDLPEPLRAFADTLRAVHTNDYDYVQPPETVDDKEQARRARFVSRKYRTVHPVVRVHPVTGERGLFIGGFAQRIEGLSVSESRDLLRLLQSYVTRPENVVRVAWEPNQLVLFDNRATQHYAIDNYDGLPRRLNRVTVAGDVPVGVDGRPSESLEGDASHYTSVA from the coding sequence ATGACCGCGATCAGCACCGACGTCCGCAAGATCACCGGGAGGATCGGCGCCGAGATCGTCGGCTTCGACCCCACCGGCGACCTCGACGCGTCCCAGGTCGCCTTCCTGACCGAAGCGCTGCACGAGCACAAGGCGCTGGTGTTCCGGGGCGTCGACCTCGACGACGAGGGCCAGCAGCGCTTCGCCGCGCACTTCGGCGAGCTGACCAAGGCCCACCCGACGGTTCCCGCCGTCGACGGCGCGCCGGCGATCCTGCCCGTCGACAGCGAGCAGGGCCGCGCCAACCACTGGCACACCGACGTCACCTTCGTGCTCAACCCGCCCCAGGCCAGCACGTTGCGCAGCCTCGTGGTGCCGCCCTACGGCGGGGAGACGCTGATCGCGAACGCCGCGGCGGCCTACCGCGACCTGCCGGAGCCGCTGCGGGCGTTCGCCGACACGCTGCGGGCGGTGCACACCAACGACTACGACTACGTCCAGCCGCCGGAGACGGTGGACGACAAGGAGCAGGCACGCCGCGCCCGGTTCGTCTCGCGCAAGTACCGGACCGTGCACCCGGTGGTGCGCGTGCACCCGGTGACCGGCGAGCGCGGGCTGTTCATCGGCGGCTTCGCGCAGCGGATCGAAGGGCTTTCGGTGAGCGAGTCGCGGGACCTGCTGCGGCTGCTGCAGTCCTACGTCACGCGGCCGGAGAACGTCGTGCGCGTGGCGTGGGAGCCGAACCAGCTGGTGCTGTTCGACAACCGCGCCACGCAGCACTACGCGATCGACAACTACGACGGCCTCCCCCGGCGCCTGAACCGCGTCACGGTGGCCGGCGACGTCCCGGTGGGCGTCGACGGCCGGCCGAGCGAGTCGCTCGAAGGCGACGCCTCGCACTACACCTCCGTGGCGTGA
- a CDS encoding ABC transporter substrate-binding protein — protein sequence MKKTLPLLAFAAALLAGCASATATGAPGQPEKLELRYQGNANSVSLPELAEDLGYFGPVKLKWVGNTISGPQDIQSAATDQTDFGGAFTGAVVKLVEAGAPVKAVVNYYGSDDKAFIGFYTKEDSPIRTARDLIGKKVGVNTAGANLEAALDTWLTGQGLSDDEIKQVQLVVIPPVNAEQALRNGQLDVAALQGILQDHALAAGGVRPLFSDVQAFGPYNGGPYVLRTDFIKKYPETTKIFVSAVARAIEWERTTPREEVIARFTKIIQARGRNESTATLKYWKSVGLTRGGLISDQDYTLWEPWLKRQGYLKGDKIDTSKLYTNEFNPYRAGAPAVTR from the coding sequence GTGAAGAAAACCTTGCCCCTGCTCGCCTTCGCCGCCGCGCTGCTCGCCGGCTGCGCGTCGGCGACGGCCACCGGTGCGCCCGGGCAACCCGAGAAGCTGGAACTGCGCTACCAGGGCAACGCCAACTCCGTGAGCCTGCCCGAACTCGCCGAAGACCTGGGCTACTTCGGCCCGGTCAAGCTGAAGTGGGTCGGCAACACGATCAGCGGCCCGCAGGACATCCAGTCCGCGGCCACCGACCAGACCGACTTCGGCGGTGCCTTCACCGGCGCAGTCGTCAAGCTCGTCGAAGCCGGCGCACCGGTCAAGGCGGTCGTCAACTACTACGGCTCCGACGACAAGGCGTTCATCGGCTTCTACACCAAAGAGGACAGTCCGATCCGGACCGCCCGCGACCTGATCGGCAAGAAGGTCGGCGTCAACACCGCGGGCGCGAACCTGGAAGCCGCGCTGGACACCTGGCTGACCGGGCAGGGCCTCTCGGACGACGAGATCAAGCAGGTCCAGCTGGTCGTCATCCCGCCGGTCAACGCCGAGCAGGCGCTGCGCAACGGCCAGCTCGACGTCGCCGCGTTGCAGGGCATCCTGCAGGACCACGCGCTCGCCGCCGGCGGTGTCCGCCCGCTCTTCAGCGACGTCCAGGCGTTCGGGCCGTACAACGGCGGGCCGTACGTGCTGCGCACCGACTTCATCAAGAAGTACCCGGAGACCACGAAGATCTTCGTCTCGGCGGTGGCCCGCGCCATCGAATGGGAACGCACCACTCCCCGGGAAGAGGTGATCGCCCGCTTCACGAAGATCATCCAGGCCCGCGGCCGCAACGAAAGCACGGCGACGCTGAAGTACTGGAAGAGCGTCGGCCTCACCCGCGGCGGGCTCATCTCCGACCAGGACTACACGCTCTGGGAGCCGTGGCTGAAGCGGCAGGGCTACCTCAAGGGCGACAAGATCGACACGTCCAAGCTCTACACCAACGAGTTCAACCCCTACCGCGCCGGCGCCCCGGCGGTGACCAGGTGA
- a CDS encoding ABC transporter ATP-binding protein translates to MIAIRAVTKTFGALTALDDVSLDIADGTFLSLVGPSGSGKSTLLDLLGGLATPTSGEVLIDGEPVRGPGLDRGVVFQQYALFPWRTARANVEFGLEGGPLGKRQRADRAREYLDLVGLSGFEDRYPHELSGGMKQRVAIARSLAYDPAVLLMDEPFAALDAQTREQLQEELLRIWRRTGKTVVFITHGIDEAVYLGQRVAVLTSRPGRLKAVVDVDLGDRTGDVRSAPEFGRQRHRLWELLHDEVRKAAEHERSAVR, encoded by the coding sequence GTGATCGCCATCCGCGCGGTGACCAAGACCTTCGGCGCGCTCACCGCGCTCGACGACGTCTCCCTCGACATCGCCGACGGCACGTTCCTCTCCCTCGTCGGGCCCAGCGGGTCGGGCAAGTCGACGCTGCTGGACCTCCTCGGCGGGCTCGCCACCCCGACGTCGGGCGAGGTGCTCATCGACGGCGAGCCGGTGCGCGGGCCCGGCCTCGACCGCGGGGTCGTCTTCCAGCAGTACGCGCTGTTCCCGTGGCGCACCGCCCGCGCGAACGTCGAGTTCGGCCTCGAAGGCGGCCCGCTCGGGAAGCGGCAGCGCGCGGACCGGGCCCGCGAATACCTCGACCTGGTCGGGCTTTCCGGGTTCGAGGACCGCTACCCGCACGAGCTGTCCGGCGGGATGAAACAGCGCGTCGCGATCGCCCGCAGCCTCGCCTACGACCCGGCGGTGCTGCTGATGGACGAGCCGTTCGCCGCGCTCGACGCGCAGACCCGCGAGCAGCTGCAGGAGGAGCTGCTGCGGATCTGGCGCCGCACCGGCAAGACCGTCGTGTTCATCACCCACGGCATCGACGAGGCCGTCTACCTGGGACAGCGGGTCGCCGTGCTGACCTCGCGGCCCGGCCGGCTCAAGGCCGTCGTCGACGTCGACCTCGGCGACCGCACCGGCGACGTGCGTTCCGCGCCGGAGTTCGGGCGCCAGCGCCACCGGCTCTGGGAACTGCTGCACGACGAGGTCCGCAAGGCGGCCGAACACGAACGGAGCGCGGTCCGATGA
- a CDS encoding hemerythrin domain-containing protein, whose translation MSTDAIVLLKNDHKTVEKLFKEFEKAGEGAHREKRRIADSIIEELTVHAYIEEEIFYPAAREAVPETKDHVLESVEEHHVVVWMLSELLGMDPADETFDAKVTVLTENVRHHVEEEEDEWFPEVRSAMGRKRLQELGQRMIDARSGAPENPLELKSAKA comes from the coding sequence ATGTCGACCGACGCGATCGTGCTGCTCAAGAACGACCACAAGACCGTGGAAAAGCTGTTCAAGGAGTTCGAAAAAGCGGGGGAGGGCGCGCACCGCGAGAAGCGCCGCATCGCCGACTCGATCATCGAAGAGCTCACCGTCCACGCCTACATCGAGGAGGAGATCTTCTACCCGGCCGCGCGGGAAGCCGTGCCGGAGACGAAGGACCACGTCCTGGAAAGCGTGGAGGAGCACCACGTGGTGGTGTGGATGCTGTCGGAGCTGCTCGGCATGGACCCGGCGGACGAGACGTTCGACGCGAAGGTCACGGTGCTCACCGAGAACGTCCGCCACCACGTCGAAGAAGAAGAGGACGAGTGGTTCCCGGAGGTCCGCTCGGCGATGGGCCGCAAGCGGCTGCAGGAGCTGGGGCAGCGGATGATCGACGCGCGGTCCGGCGCGCCCGAGAACCCGCTGGAGCTCAAGAGCGCGAAGGCTTAG
- a CDS encoding ABC transporter permease: MTTTLDAPAVHNGPVAAPPKPHRFTEKLTRAVHASAAVVLFAALWELVPRFVLDESTRTFLPPLSEDLQALWELVLDGQLAEHLLASTGRSAAGFAIAVAVAVPLGLLIGWYRPVARFLQPLLELARNTAALALLPVFTLLLGIGELSKVSLVVYACVWPVLLNTIAGVHSVDPLLVKAARSLGLSSPRLFRKVILPSAVPTVFTGIRMAASYSILVLVAAEMVGAKAGLGYLINTTQVNFLIPQMYAGIIAVSLLGVLVNQGFVGLERRFSTWRPKEKP, from the coding sequence ATGACGACCACCCTGGATGCCCCGGCAGTCCACAACGGACCGGTGGCCGCACCTCCGAAACCACACCGGTTCACCGAGAAGCTCACCCGGGCGGTGCACGCGTCCGCCGCGGTCGTGCTGTTCGCGGCGCTCTGGGAGCTCGTCCCCCGGTTCGTCCTCGACGAGAGCACGCGGACGTTCCTGCCGCCGCTTTCCGAAGACCTGCAGGCGCTCTGGGAGCTCGTCCTCGACGGCCAGCTGGCCGAGCACCTGCTGGCCAGCACCGGCCGCTCGGCCGCCGGGTTCGCGATCGCCGTCGCCGTCGCGGTCCCGCTCGGGCTGCTGATCGGCTGGTACCGGCCGGTCGCCCGGTTCCTGCAGCCGCTGCTGGAACTCGCCCGCAACACCGCCGCGCTGGCGCTGCTCCCGGTGTTCACGCTGCTGCTGGGCATCGGCGAGCTGTCGAAGGTCAGCCTGGTGGTCTACGCCTGCGTGTGGCCGGTGCTGCTCAACACGATCGCCGGCGTGCACAGCGTCGACCCGCTGCTGGTGAAGGCGGCCCGCTCGCTCGGGCTGTCGAGCCCGCGGCTGTTCCGGAAGGTGATCCTCCCCTCCGCGGTGCCGACGGTGTTCACCGGCATCCGGATGGCGGCGTCGTACTCGATCCTGGTGCTGGTGGCCGCCGAGATGGTCGGCGCGAAGGCCGGGCTCGGCTACCTGATCAACACCACGCAGGTCAACTTCCTCATCCCCCAGATGTACGCCGGGATCATCGCGGTCTCGCTGCTCGGCGTGCTCGTCAACCAGGGCTTCGTCGGGCTCGAACGGCGGTTCTCGACCTGGCGCCCCAAGGAGAAGCCATGA
- a CDS encoding ArsR/SmtB family transcription factor codes for MARAATTTDTFNAVAEPRRRQILDVLRDGERSVGDLVDLLGLAQPQVSKHLRVLREVGAVDVRGAGRRRLYRLNGPALKPIHDWVRQYERTWAGRFDRMDDVLEELKKQEH; via the coding sequence GTGGCCCGTGCAGCGACGACAACCGACACCTTCAACGCGGTCGCCGAACCCCGGCGGCGGCAGATCCTCGACGTCCTCCGCGACGGCGAACGGTCGGTCGGCGACCTCGTGGACCTGCTGGGCCTGGCCCAGCCGCAAGTGTCGAAGCACCTGCGGGTGCTGCGGGAGGTGGGCGCGGTGGACGTGCGCGGTGCCGGCCGCCGGCGGCTTTACCGGCTCAACGGGCCCGCGCTCAAGCCGATCCACGACTGGGTCCGGCAGTACGAGCGGACGTGGGCCGGGCGGTTCGACCGGATGGACGACGTCCTCGAAGAACTGAAGAAACAGGAGCACTGA